Proteins found in one Triticum urartu cultivar G1812 chromosome 4, Tu2.1, whole genome shotgun sequence genomic segment:
- the LOC125550160 gene encoding probable leucine-rich repeat receptor-like protein kinase At1g35710, which translates to MLPAMATSHHLKLISLALLLALFSRAMAAPPPTLLEEQSGALLAWKATIQSPPAQLRSWGNTTTRPCGWYGIKCGKHPAVRHQEVVITEITLRGLRLRARLEDLNFTALHTLTSIRLPYNQISGPFPPALASSLPNLRHLMLQGNNISGEIPRQIGRLESLVGLSLSNNHLSGPIPNEVGYLKKMTMLDFSSNNLTGPVPINLGSCTKPTILYLHGNQLSGLLPRELGYLVKLQELALSRNKLMGSIPDTFGSLTSLTGLYLWDNQLSGCIPRELGSLVSLDKLELSGNKLMGSIPNTFGNLTNLTTLYLFDNQLSGHVPRELGSLVSLEDLELSNNTLMGPIPNTFGNLTNLTTLYLFDNQLSGHVPRELGSLVSLDKLDLSKNKLMGPIPNTFENLTELSTLYLFDNQLSGHVPRELGSLVSLEDLELFNNTLMGPIPNTFGNLTNLTTLNLYDNQLSGHVPHELGSLVNLRDLSLSTNKLTGSIPNTFGNLTRLTTLYLDNNQFCGHVPEEIGTLMDLKYLQLNGNNLSGPLPPELCAGGMLERLIAFDNNLTGPLPSSLVNCKSLVRVRLESNKIEGDISEMGVYPNLVYIDMSSNKLFGQLSYHWGGCHNLTMLRISNNNLAGEIPTSLGQLSGLRILDLSSNKLEGEIPSALGNLRELFNLSLAVNLFHGSIPREIGAMSSLELLDLSSNNLNGLAQDSIKNCLRLRLLKLNNNNFKGNIPAELGLLRNLHDLLDLSENSFTGVIPSQLSGLVMLDTLNLSHNELNGSIPSSFQNMRSLTTIDLSYNELEGPVPDSKVFQGASVQQFMHNKMLCGVLKGLPPCNSAIQSRGGREGYKILVLATVPALISLVVVAVLLMFCHERKKPKETNTDKVTQAITFSIWSVDGANVFKQIIEATNNFSEMHCIGIGGYGSVYKAKLATREIFAVKKIHMIEDECCLNETVFNREIESLMKIRHRNIIKLFGYCSSSQGRFLIYEYMEGGDLAKTLKDNKRAIELDWRRRIHIMLDVVHALAYMHHDCSTPIVHRDITSNNILLNLEFRACISDFGTAKILNIDGRNHTRLAGTKGYLAPELAYTENVTEKCDVYSFGVLVLELFMGSHPGDFLSSLSLANKINVVCLQDLLDPRLVIPDAETARRIYCMLSVAAQCLEPRPSHRPTARQASDELSTTKACGDHVDYLHAGITFPAL; encoded by the exons ATGCTACCAGCCATGGCGACCTCCCATCACCTAAAGCTCATCTCGCTCGCCCTCCTGCTAGCCTTGTTTTCCCGGGCCATGGCGGCACCACCTCCAACCCTCCTGGAAGAACAGTCAGGAGCACTCCTCGCCTGGAAAGCCACCATACAAAGCCCCCCAGCCCAGCTCCGGTCCTGGGGAAACACCACAACACGGCCATGCGGCTGGTACGGCATCAAGTGCGGCAAGCATCCAGCTGTGAGGCACCAGGAGGTGGTGATCACCGAGATCACTCTTCGGGGGTTGCGGCTGAGAGCGAGGCTGGAGGACCTCAACTTCACGGCGCTGCATACTCTCACGAGTATCCGCCTACCCTACAATCAGATAAGCGGCCCCTTTCCACCCGCTTTAGCATCATCCCTGCCAAACCTGCGGCACCTGATGCTTCAGGGCAATAACATCTCTGGTGAAATACCGAGGCAAATAGGAAGACTAGAGAGTCTAGTGGGTCTGAGCTTGTCAAACAACCACCTGTCCGGTCCCATACCCAATGAAGTAGGCTACCTAAAGAAGATGACCATGTTAGATTTTTCCAGCAACAACCTCACAGGCCCCGTTCCAATAAATCTAGGAAGTTGCACTAAACCCACTATCTTGTACCTTCATGGTAACCAGTTATCTGGATTACTTCCTCGAGAACTAGGTTACCTAGTGAAATTGCAAGAATTAGCTCTTAGCAGAAACAAACTCATGGGCTCCATCCCCGATACCTTTGGGAGTTTAACTAGCCTCACTGGATTGTACCTATGGGACAATCAACTTTCCGGTTGTATTCCTCGAGAGCTAGGTTCCCTTGTGAGTCTAGACAAATTGGAGCTTAGCGGAAACAAACTCATGGGTTCCATCCCCAATACGTTTGGAAATTTGACAAATCTCACTACCTTGTACCTATTTGATAACCAACTCTCTGGACATGTTCCTCGAGAGCTAGGTTCCCTTGTGAGTCTAGAAGACTTGGAACTTTCCAACAACACACTCATGGGCCCCATCCCCAATACGTTTGGAAATTTGACAAATCTCACTACCTTGTACCTATTTGATAACCAACTCTCTGGACATGTTCCTCGAGAACTAGGTTCCCTCGTAAGTCTAGACAAATTGGATCTTAGCAAAAACAAACTCATGGGCcccatccctaatacctttgaaAATTTAACCGAGCTCAGTACCTTGTACCTCTTTGATAACCAACTCTCCGGACATGTTCCTCGAGAACTAGGTTCCCTTGTGAGTCTAGAAGACTTGGAACTTTTCAACAACACACTCATGGGCCCCATCCCCAATACGTTTGGAAATTTGACAAATCTCACTACCTTGAATCTATATGATAACCAACTCTCCGGACATGTTCCTCATGAACTAGGTTCCCTGGTGAATCTAAGGGATTTGAGCCTTAGCACAAACAAACTGACTGGTTCCATCCCCAATACCTTTGGAAATTTGACCAGGCTCACTACCTTGTACCTCGACAATAATCAGTTTTGCGGACATGTTCCAGAGGAAATTGGCACCTTAATGGATCTCAAATATCTACAACTTAATGGCAACAATCTCTCTGGTCCATTGCCACCTGAGTTGTGCGCTGGAGGCATGCTCGAGAGATTAATCGCATTTGACAACAATCTCACCGGACCTCTGCCATCAAGTTTAGTAAATTGCAAAAGCCTAGTTAGAGTTCGTCTTGAAAGCAATAAAATTGAAGGAGATATTTCTGAGATGGGAGTTTATCCAAATCTGGTCTACATAGATATGAGCTCAAATAAATTGTTTGGTCAATTATCTTATCACTGGGGAGGATGTCATAATCTTACAATGCTAAGAATCTCAAACAACAACCTTGCCGGGGAAATACCGACAAGTTTGGGGCAACTATCTGGACTAAGGATACTTGATCTTTCGTCAAACAAGCTTGAAGGAGAGATTCCAAGTGCACTAGGCAATCTAAGAGAATTGTTCAACCTGAGCCTCGCGGTCAATTTGTTCCATGGTAGCATTCCACGGGAAATTGGTGCAATGTCGAGTTTGGAATTACTGGATTTATCATCAAATAACCTTAATGGTTTGGCGCAAGACTCAATCAAGAATTGTTTGAGGCTTCGCCTTTTGAAGTTGAATAACAATAACTTCAAAGGAAACATCCCCGCCGAGCTAGGCTTATTGCGCAACCTACATGACCTATTGGATTTAAGTGAAAATTCATTTACTGGGGTAATACCAAGCCAACTTAGTGGTTTGGTCATGCTAGATACTCTTAATTTGTCACACAATGAACTTAATGGCTCCATCCCGTCATCATTTCAAAATATGAGAAGCTTGACAACCATTGATCTATCTTACAATGAATTGGAGGGGCCGGTACCGGATAGTAAGGTCTTCCAAGGAGCTTCAGTCCAGCAGTTCATGCATAATAAGATGTTATGTGGTGTGCTGAAAGGATTGCCCCCTTGCAATAGTGCAATTCAGAGCAGAGGGGGTAGGGAGGGATACAAAATACTTGTATTAGCCACCGTTCCTGCCCTTATATCTCTTGTTGTTGTTGCGGTGCTATTGATGTTTTGTCATGAAAGGAAGAAACCCAAGGAAACGAACACTGATAAAGTAACGCAAGCAATTACCTTCTCTATTTGGAGTGTTGATGGGGCAAATGTTTTCAAGCAAATCATTGAAGCAACCAACAATTTTAGCGAGATGCACTGCATAGGAATTGGGGGTTATGGATCTGTCTACAAAGCTAAACTTGCAACACGTGAAATATTTGCAGTGAAGAAGATACATATGATAGAAGATGAGTGTTGCTTGAATGAGACGGTATTCAATCGTGAAATCGAGTCACTGATGAAGATTCGTCATCGAAACATCATAAAATTGTTTGGGTATTGTTCGTCTAGCCAAGGTAGGTTCCTTATCTATGAATACATGGAGGGAGGAGACCTGGCAAAAACACTGAAGGACAATAAAAGGGCAATTGAATTGGACTGGAGAAGGCGGATACATATCATGTTGGATGTGGTTCATGCATTGGCATACATGCATCATGATTGCTCAACACCAATAGTCCATCGAGATATAACGAGCAACAACATTTTGCTTAATCTAGAATTTAGAGCATGCATATCTGACTTCGGTACAGCAAAAATTCTCAATATTGATGGCCGAAATCACACAAGGCTTGCTGGGACGAAAGGCTATCTTGCCCCAG AGCTAGCATATACAGAAAATGTGACGGAGAAATGTGATGTATACAGCTTCGGAGTGCTTGTTTTGGAGCTATTTATGGGATCTCATCCAGGCGATTTTCTCTCATCCCTCTCGTTGGCCAACAAGATCAATGTTGTGTGCCTGCAGGATTTGCTGGACCCCAGGCTTGTGATTCCAGATGCTGAGACTGCTAGAAGAATATATTGCATGCTTAGTGTCGCAGCTCAGTGTCTGGAGCCACGTCCATCACACAGGCCAACAGCACGACAAGCCAGTGATGAGCTATCTACGACTAAAGCTTGTGGAGATCATGTTGATTATTTGCATGCTGGTATTACCTTTCCTGCATTGTAG